A single window of Bordetella genomosp. 11 DNA harbors:
- the tssH gene encoding type VI secretion system ATPase TssH: MSDIGRIDLFGKLDPLLYQGLESATAFCKLRGNPYVELVHWVHQLLQRQDGDVQRIAHRFELDPDRLQADLTGALEQLPRGAGSVSDLSEHIDHAVERSWILASLRYGRARIRGGDLMLALVKTYALRNVLLGMSPQFARIVPDVLLDELDAIVAGSPEDAAEPAQAAGGAADGAAAPGTRGQALARYAVDLTARAAAGEIDPVTGRDEEIRQIVDILMRRRQNNPLLAGEAGVGKTAVVEGLALRLAAGDVPPALRHVSLYLLDLGLLQAGAGVKGEFEQRLRAIIDDVQASEKPIVLFIDEIHTLIGAGGAAGTGDAANLLKPVLARGQLRTIGATTWSEYKKYIEKDPALTRRFQVVQVHEPDESRALDMLRGLAGTLQRHHNVLLLDEAIDAAVKLSHRYIPARQLPDKAVALLDTACARVAVSQHAVAPALEDARRRIQILEIERDIADREARLGIGPEARILDLDTRLAEARDAEAVLASRWEEERALGAGLLALRAGLEDAATPADRGADLRGQLARAQDALAKVQGDAPMVHPAVTAAAVAAVVADWTGIPVGRMVRDEARAVLDLAATLERRVIGQRHALDTVARRVQTSRARLTDPGKPVGVFLLCGPSGVGKTETALALAEALYGGEQNLISINMSEFQEPHTVSTLKGAPPGYVGYGEGGVLTEAVRRRPYSVVLLDEIEKAHADVHEIFFQVFDKGWMEDGEGRHIDFRNTIILLTSNVGADLIARLCRDPQLAPDAEGLASALREPLLRVFPAALLGRLAVVPYLPLSDAMLKGVVDLQFDRIRRRLMDNHGIALTVSPRATALVAERCTEVESGARMVDAILTNSVLPRISHALLSASTQERGIGAIALDAADGEFTYEYA; this comes from the coding sequence ATGTCCGACATAGGCCGTATCGATCTCTTCGGCAAACTCGATCCCCTGCTTTACCAGGGCCTGGAAAGCGCGACCGCGTTCTGCAAGCTGCGCGGCAACCCCTATGTCGAACTGGTCCATTGGGTGCACCAGCTGCTGCAGCGCCAGGACGGCGACGTGCAACGCATCGCTCATCGTTTCGAGCTGGATCCGGACCGCCTGCAAGCGGATCTGACGGGTGCGCTGGAACAACTGCCGCGCGGCGCGGGCTCGGTATCCGACCTGTCGGAACATATCGACCATGCCGTCGAGCGTTCGTGGATACTGGCATCGCTGCGCTACGGCCGCGCCCGCATCCGCGGCGGCGACCTGATGCTGGCGCTCGTCAAGACCTACGCGCTGCGCAACGTGCTGCTGGGCATGTCGCCGCAGTTCGCGCGCATCGTGCCGGACGTGCTGCTGGACGAGCTCGATGCCATCGTGGCGGGCTCGCCCGAGGACGCGGCCGAGCCGGCGCAAGCCGCCGGCGGCGCGGCGGACGGCGCGGCCGCGCCCGGTACCCGCGGGCAGGCCCTGGCGCGCTATGCCGTCGACCTGACCGCGCGCGCGGCCGCCGGCGAGATCGACCCGGTGACCGGCCGCGACGAGGAAATCCGCCAGATCGTCGATATCCTGATGCGGCGTCGGCAGAACAATCCGCTGCTGGCCGGCGAGGCCGGCGTGGGCAAGACGGCGGTGGTCGAAGGCCTGGCCCTGCGCCTGGCGGCGGGCGACGTGCCGCCCGCGCTGCGCCACGTCTCGCTGTACCTGCTGGACCTGGGCCTGTTGCAGGCGGGCGCCGGCGTCAAGGGCGAATTCGAACAGCGCCTGCGCGCCATCATCGATGACGTCCAGGCCAGCGAAAAACCCATCGTGCTGTTCATCGACGAAATCCATACCTTGATCGGCGCCGGCGGCGCGGCCGGTACGGGAGACGCGGCCAACCTGCTCAAGCCCGTTCTGGCGCGCGGCCAGCTGCGCACCATCGGCGCCACCACCTGGTCCGAGTACAAGAAGTACATCGAAAAAGACCCCGCGCTGACGCGCCGCTTCCAGGTCGTGCAGGTGCACGAGCCGGACGAATCGCGCGCGCTGGACATGCTGCGCGGCCTGGCCGGCACGCTGCAGCGCCATCACAACGTGCTGTTGCTGGACGAGGCCATCGACGCCGCCGTCAAGCTCTCGCATCGCTACATCCCCGCGCGCCAGTTGCCGGACAAGGCCGTGGCGCTGCTGGATACCGCCTGCGCGCGCGTCGCGGTCAGCCAGCATGCCGTGGCGCCCGCGCTGGAGGATGCGCGCCGCCGCATCCAGATCCTGGAGATCGAACGGGACATCGCCGACCGCGAAGCCCGCCTGGGCATCGGCCCGGAGGCGCGCATCCTGGACCTGGACACGCGGCTGGCCGAGGCACGCGATGCCGAAGCCGTCCTGGCGTCGCGCTGGGAAGAAGAGCGCGCGCTGGGCGCCGGCCTGCTGGCCCTGCGTGCCGGCCTGGAAGATGCCGCCACGCCGGCGGACCGCGGCGCGGACCTGCGCGGGCAGCTGGCCCGCGCGCAGGACGCGCTGGCCAAGGTGCAGGGCGATGCCCCCATGGTGCATCCGGCCGTCACCGCCGCCGCCGTGGCCGCGGTGGTCGCGGACTGGACGGGCATCCCGGTGGGCCGCATGGTGCGGGACGAAGCGCGCGCCGTGCTGGACCTGGCCGCCACGCTGGAGCGCCGCGTCATCGGCCAGCGCCACGCGCTGGATACGGTGGCGCGCCGTGTGCAGACCTCGCGCGCGCGCCTGACCGATCCGGGCAAGCCGGTGGGCGTATTCCTGCTGTGCGGGCCCAGCGGCGTCGGCAAGACGGAAACCGCGCTGGCGCTGGCCGAGGCGCTATACGGCGGAGAACAGAACCTGATCTCGATCAACATGAGCGAGTTCCAGGAACCGCACACCGTCTCCACCCTGAAGGGCGCGCCGCCCGGCTACGTGGGCTATGGCGAGGGCGGCGTGCTGACCGAGGCGGTGCGGCGGCGGCCGTACAGCGTGGTGCTGCTGGACGAGATCGAGAAAGCCCACGCGGACGTGCACGAGATCTTCTTCCAGGTGTTCGACAAGGGCTGGATGGAAGACGGCGAAGGGCGCCACATCGATTTCCGCAACACCATCATCCTGCTGACCTCCAATGTGGGTGCCGACCTGATCGCGCGGCTGTGCCGGGATCCGCAGCTGGCCCCCGATGCCGAGGGCCTGGCATCCGCGCTGCGCGAACCGCTGCTGCGCGTATTTCCCGCCGCGCTGCTGGGACGCCTGGCGGTGGTGCCCTATCTGCCCTTGAGCGACGCCATGCTGAAGGGCGTGGTCGACCTGCAGTTCGACCGCATCCGCCGGCGCCTGATGGACAACCACGGCATCGCGCTGACCGTGTCGCCGCGCGCCACCGCCCTGGTCGCCGAACGCTGCACCGAAGTGGAATCCGGCGCACGCATGGTCGACGCGATCCTGACCAACAGCGTGCTGCCGCGCATCAGCCACGCACTGCTATCCGCCTCGACGCAGGAGCGCGGCATCGGCGCCATCGCGCTGGATGCCGCCGATGGCGAATTCACCTACGAGTACGCATGA